In the Alphaproteobacteria bacterium genome, TGGTGGGCCCGGTAGGACTCGAACCTACGACAACACCGTTATGAGCGGTGCGTTCTAACCAACTGAACTACAGGCCCTGAAATCACAAATGTCAGGCAATTAGGTTACAGAATACGAAAATATCATGAAGAGTCAATTAAAATCTATAGTTTTTGGGGGTTGGGGGAGTGGCGATGGTGTTTATTCTTTTTTTTCTTAGGCTCATGGAATGTTTGTAAAAGTATATCATGAATTGATAAACCGGTTCTCTCCTTGAGTCTTCTCAGATGAGTTTCAACTGTTGAGGGGGCTATGGAAAGGATTGAGGCGATTTCCTTGTAAGATTTGCATTCGAGAAACAGCTGAGCACACAACGCTTCATAGGTTGTTATATAGTTCGTTGCGTCCTCTCCAATGGGATATTGAATTGACCGTTTGGGCAAAAACATATCCTCATGTGTTATGTAGTCTGGCACAAAGGGTTTCAGGGGCTCCTTTGGTGCCTTTTCAATAAGGTTGCGGGCCAGGGAAGGAAAAATTTCTGAGAATCTTTGAAGTTCCATCATAATATGCAAATAGTATATGTAAGGGGACGGATGAGGCTCAGGCATTGCAAAAGAGGCACAATCATAAAAATTTTTTCGACGGTTTATGATGCTTAAGCCATGGTAAATTCTATCTCGGTCTTTCATGCAAGAGAGAAGGGATTCAGAGAAGGACTCATCCCAGAACAGGATAAAGGATTGTCGTGTTAAGATAGGTCGATGTACCGAGGGTTCAATAAACCCCTTTTCAAGAAAGTCATTAAGAAAATGAGGGTGGTTTGAAAGGACAATATAAGTGTTATCTTTATATATCCGTCGGAACTGAAAGTAGGCG is a window encoding:
- a CDS encoding LuxR C-terminal-related transcriptional regulator — protein: MMTNLDCQWTLEAAQEVDKITKFFLVPRKIAYFQFRRIYKDNTYIVLSNHPHFLNDFLEKGFIEPSVHRPILTRQSFILFWDESFSESLLSCMKDRDRIYHGLSIINRRKNFYDCASFAMPEPHPSPYIYYLHIMMELQRFSEIFPSLARNLIEKAPKEPLKPFVPDYITHEDMFLPKRSIQYPIGEDATNYITTYEALCAQLFLECKSYKEIASILSIAPSTVETHLRRLKERTGLSIHDILLQTFHEPKKKKNKHHRHSPNPQKL